In Nicotiana tabacum cultivar K326 chromosome 21, ASM71507v2, whole genome shotgun sequence, one DNA window encodes the following:
- the LOC107831365 gene encoding protein FAR1-RELATED SEQUENCE 5-like has translation MPFELSSQLPNKPSTSLAVLICVSIYVNSVRSIDREPALGLEFDDDESAFNYYNEYARRIGFSVRKEYVNINKKLGYVTSQKLTCFKEGFRGDDKRKYQAKNPQKETRTRCQAHIVVTRESVRKYHITKVELEHNHPLVSSTMIHMLPSHRNLNDVQTHEIDLAEDAGLFSKGTFDFMSLQAGGRANLGYTKLNHKNYLRTKRQKAMGQGEADSKMIIDYEIFGDVLSFDSTYQTNKEHRPLDSFVGFNNHRKMIIFGGALMYDEISESFQWLFETFLRAMSGKTPKTLFTDQHAAMSKAISFAIPFFKHYDRAIEDKRYNELQDTCDASQRLPVLKAKVLILFHAREVYTPNMFSKFQDEYMKSLIIKENGCEENNFPIMYKVSKYGHTREHIVKVTEADHISCT, from the exons ATGCCGTTTGAATTGTCGAGCCAACTGCCTAATAAGCCATCCACGTCACTTGCAGTTCTTATTTGTGTATCAATTTATGTTAATTCTGTAA ggTCAATAGATCGTGAGCCTGCACTTGGTCTTGAGTTTGACGATGATGAGAGTGCATTTAATTATTACAATGAGTATGCAAGAAGGATTGGTTTTAGTGTTCGCAAAGAGTACGTGAACATAAATAAGAAATTGGGTTATGTAACATCACAAAAGCTTACATGTTTCAAGGAGGGTTTCCGTGGAGATGATAAACGAAAATATCAAGCTAAAAATCCACAAAAAGAGACTAGAACAAGATGTCAAGCTCATATTGTTGTTACTCGCGAATCTGTTAGAAAGTACCATATTACTAAGGTTGAGTTAGAACATAACCATCCTCTCGTTTCATCGACAATGATTCACATGTTGCCATCACACAGAAATTTGAACGACGTACAAACTCATGAAATCGATTTGGCGGAGGATGCTGGATTATTTTCTAAAGGAACTTTTGATTTTATGAGTCTTCAAGCTGGTGGCCGAGCAAATTTGGGCTATACTAAGTTAAATCATAAGAACTACCTTCGAACCAAAAGGCAAAAAGCTATGGGACAAGGAGAAGCAG ATTCTAAGATGATAATAGATTATGAGATTTTTGGAGATGTGCTTTCATTTGATAGTACGTACCAGACAAATAAAGAGCATAGACCTTTGGATAGTTTCGTTGGATTTAATAACCATAGAAAAATGATTATTTTTGGAGGTGCACTAATGTATGATGAGATTTCAGAATCTTTTCAGTGGTTGTTCGAAACATTTCTTAGAGCAATGTCTGGAAAAACACCAAAAACTCTTTTTACAGATCAACATGCTGCTATGAGTAAGGCCATCTCATTCGCCATTCCT TTTTTTAAACATTATGATAGAGCAATTGAGGACAAAAGATATAATGAGCTGCAAGATACATGTGATGCATCACAACGGTTGCCAGTATTAAAAGCAAAGGTGCTAATTTTGTTTCATGCTAGAGAGGTATATACACCAAATATGTTTTCGAAGTTTCAAGATGAATATATGAAGTCTTTAATAATTAAAGAGAATGGATGTGAGGAAAATAACTTTCCCATCATGTATAAGGTTAGCAAGTATGGGCACACTCGAGAGCATATTGTCAAGGTGACAGAGGCAGATCATATATCTTGTACTTGA
- the LOC142175153 gene encoding uncharacterized protein LOC142175153: MGILCCHIIRILDVIREVDKILYEYILKRWTKTAKAVNIKEIDGQDIEIKDSKLIIVNRYRIICPIFVRMTAKASETDEGYKLAATCANELSARLKQIMECLSKYGLCQLIPVLQVFKEGFRGDDKRKYQAKNLRKKTRTGCQAHIVVTRQSVGKYHIIKVELEHNYPLVPPTMIHMLPSHRNLNDVQTHEIDLAKDAGLFFKGTFDYMNLQAGGQANLGYTKLDHKNYLRTKRQKAMGQGEAGVLLEYFEKKRVEDPSFFFAVQLDVNDMITNIFWADSKLITDYEIFGDVISFDTTYQTNKEHRPLDSFVGFNNRRKMIIFGGALIAMSGKTPKTLFTDQHAAMSKAISFAMPVVHHRLCVWYMEQNAAKTPQSSLEKDEGEFINAWTAMLDEYNLHENEWLQGIYALREKLFATYRKQTFSGGMSSTQLNESLNSELKNYLQSDYNLVQFFKHYNRAIEDKRYNELQDTCDASQRLPVLKAKVPILFHAREVYTPNIFSKFQDEYMKSLIIKENRCEENNFPIMYKVSKYGHTREHIVMVTEADHISCTCMKFESMGKICCHTIKILDVTRGVNKIPDEYILKRWTKTAKTVNIKEIDGQDIQIKDSKLIVVNRYIILCPIFVKMIAKSSETYEGYKLAATCVNELSARLKQIMEVTAPSLHTTGLTRDLPEENIDRDLLSRAKSFKKKDNTKRLKKRIKTSLEENSKTFRVFKEGFRGDDKRKHQAKNSRKETRRGYQAHIVVTRQSVGKYHITKVELEHNHPLVPPTMIHMLPSHRNLNDVQTHEIDLAEDAGLFSKGTFDFMSLQAGGQANLGYTKLDHKNYLRTKRQKAMGQGEADSKMIIDYEIFGDVLSFDTTYQTNKEHRPLASFVGFNNHRKIIIFGGALMYDDTSESFQWLFETFLRAMSGKTPKTIFTDQDAAMSKAILFVMPEVYYRLCVWHIEQNAVKHLNQVYKRYASFHGDFRKCIYEYEDEGEFINVWTAMLDEYNLHENEWLQGIYALREKLFATYRKQTFSGCMNSTQLSESLNSELKDYLQSDYNLVQFFKHYDRAIEDKRYKELQDTCDASQRMTAKASETDEGYKLAATCVNELSARLKQIMEVTAPSLHTTSSTRDLPEENNDRDLLS; this comes from the exons ATGGGTATACTTTGTTGTCATATAATAAGAATTCTTGATGTGATAAGAGAAGTGGATAAAATTCTATATGAGTATATTTTGAAAAGATGGACAAAAACTGCAAAAGCcgtaaatattaaagaaattgatgGGCAAGATATAGAGATAAAGGATTCAAAGCTAATCATTGTAAATCGTTATAGAATCATTTGTCCTATATTTGTTAGAATGACAGCTAAAGCTTCTGAAACAGATGAAGGCTATAAGCTAGCGGCAACATGTGCAAATGagttaagtgcaagattgaaacAAATTATGGAG TGCCTCTCAAAGTATGGCCTGTGCCAACTTATCCCAGTACTCCAAGTTTTCAAGGAGGGTTTCCGTGGAGATGATAAACGAAAATATCAAGCTAAAAATTTACGAAAAAAGACTAGAACAGGATGTCAAGCTCATATTGTTGTTACTCGCCAATCTGTTGGAAAGTACCATATTATTAAGGTTGAGTTAGAACATAACTATCCTCTCGTTCCACCGACAATGATTCACATGTTGCCATCTCACAGAAATTTAAACGACGTACAAACTCATGAAATCGATTTGGCGAAGGATGCtggattattttttaaaggaactTTTGATTATATGAATCTTCAAGCTGGTGGTCAAGCAAATTTGGGCTATACTAAGTTAGATCATAAGAACTACCTTCGAACCAAAAGGCAAAAAGCTATGGGACAAGGAGAAGCAG GAGTACTATTAgaatattttgagaaaaaaagagttgaagatccatctttcttttttGCGGTACAGTTGGATGTTAATGATATGATCACGAACATATTTTGGGCAGATTCTAAGTTGATAACAGATTATGAGATTTTTGGAGATGTGATTTCATTTGATACTACGTACCAGACAAATAAAGAGCATAGACCTTTGGATAGTTTCGTTGGATTTAATAACCGTAGAAAAATGATTATTTTTGGAGGTGCACTGAT AGCAATGTCTGGAAAAACACCAAAAACTCTTTTTACAGATCAACATGCTGCTATGAGTAAGGCCATCTCATTCGCCATGCCTGTAGTTCATCATAGGTTGTGTGTTTGGTACATGGAACAAAATGCTGCAAAAACACCTCAATCAAGTTTAGAAAAG GATGAAGGAGAATTTATAAATGCTTGGACTGCTATGCTTGATGAATATAATCTTCATGAAAATGAATGGTTGCAAGGAATATATGCTTTGAGAGAAAAATTATTTGCAACATATAGAAAGCAAACCTTTTCCGGTGGCATGAGTAGCACACAATTAAATGAGAGTTTGAATAGTGAATTAAAGAATTATTTGCAGTCTGATTATAATTTGGTACAGTTTTTTAAGCATTATAATAGAGCAATTGAGGACAAAAGATATAATGAGCTGCAAGATACATGTGATGCATCACAACGGTTGCCAGTATTAAAAGCAAAGGTGCCAATTTTGTTTCATGCTAGAGAGGTATATACACCAAATATTTTTTCGAAGTTTCAAGATGAATATATGAAATCTTTAATAATTAAAGAGAATAGATGTGAGGAAAATAACTTTCCCATCATGTATAAGGTTAGCAAGTATGGGCACACTCGAGAGCATATTGTCATGGTGACAGAGGCAGATCATATATCTTGTACTTGCATGAAGTTTGAGTCTATGGGTAAAATTTGTTGCCATACAATAAAAATTCTTGATGTGACAAGAGGAGTGAATAAAATTCCAGATGAGTATATTTTGAAAAGATGGACAAAAACTGCAAAAACcgtaaatattaaagaaattgatgGGCAAGATATACAGATCAAGGATTCAAAGCTAATCGTTGTGAATCGTTATATAATCCTTTGTCCTATATTTGTTAAAATGATAGCTAAATCTTCTGAAACATATGAAGGCTATAAGCTAGCGGCAACATGTGTAAATGagttaagtgcaagattgaaacAAATTATGGAGGTGACAGCTCCATCTCTCCATACTACTGGTTTAACGAGAGATTTACCAGAAGAAAATATTGATAGAGATCTCCTCTCACGAgccaaaagttttaaaaagaaagATAATACAAAACGTCTGAAAAAGAGGATCAAAACTTCTCTTGAAGAGAACTCAAAGA CATTCCGAGTTTTCAAGGAGGGTTTCCGTGGAGATGATAAACGAAAACATCAAGCTAAAAATTCACGAAAAGAGACTAGAAGAGGATATCAAGCTCATATTGTTGTTACTCGCCAATCTGTTGGAAAGTACCATATTACTAAGGTTGAGTTAGAACATAACCATCCTCTCGTTCCACCGACAATGATTCACATGTTGCCATCTCACAGAAATTTGAACGACGTACAAACTCATGAAATCGATTTGGCGGAGGATGCTGGATTATTTTCTAAAGGAACTTTTGATTTTATGAGTCTTCAAGCTGGTGGTCAAGCAAATTTGGGCTATACTAAGTTAGATCATAAGAACTACCTTCGAACCAAAAGGCAAAAAGCTATGGGACAAGGAGAAGCAG ATTCTAAGATGATAATAGATTATGAGATTTTTGGAGATGTGCTTTCATTTGATACTACGTACCAGACAAATAAAGAGCATAGACCTTTGGCTAGTTTCGTTGGATTTAATAACcatagaaaaattattatttttggaggTGCACTGATGTATGATGATACTTCAGAATCTTTTCAGTGGTTGTTCGAAACATTTCTTAGAGCAATGTCTGGAAAAACACCAAAAACTATTTTTACAGATCAGGATGCTGCTATGAGTAAGGCCATCTTATTCGTCATGCCTGAAGTTTATTATAGGTTGTGTGTTTGGCACATAGAACAAAATGCTGTAAAACACCTCAATCAAGTTTATAAAAGGTACGCTTCTTTCCATGGTGATTTTAGAAAATGCATTTACGAGTATGAGGATGAAGGAGAATTTATAAATGTTTGGACTGCTATGCTTGATGAATATAATCTTCATGAAAATGAATGGTTGCAAGGAATATATGCTTTGAGAGAAAAATTATTTGCAACATATAGAAAGCAAACCTTTTCCGGTTGCATGAATAGCACACAATTAAGTGAGAGTTTGAATAGTGAATTAAAGGATTATTTGCAGTCTGATTATAATTTGGTACAGTTTTTTAAACATTATGATAGAGCAATTGAGGACAAAAGATATAAAGAGCTGCAAGATACATGTGATGCATCACAACG AATGACAGCTAAAGCTTCTGAAACAGATGAAGGCTATAAGCTAGCAGCAACATGTGTAAATGagttaagtgcaagattgaaacAAATTATGGAGGTGACAGCTCCATCTCTCCATACTACTAGTTCAACGAGAGATTTGCCAGAAGAAAATAATGACAGAGATCTCCTCTCATGA